The sequence ATAAACTTAATCTGGGATAATAAAAAAGACTAAAATTATTAATTGAGATAATATTATGATATTTGAAAGTAAGAATTTTGGAACATTGAATATTGAAGACAAAAATATTGTTTTGTTTGTTGATGGCTTAATAGGTTTTTGCGAACTTAAAAAATTTATTATATTAACACCGCAAGAAGATACTCCTTTTCGTTGGCTTCAATCATTGGATAATCCTGAAATTGTTTTTGCAATTATAAACCCCTTATTATTTTTTCCTGACTATAAAATAAAAATAACTAAAGCAGATATAG is a genomic window of Candidatus Schekmanbacteria bacterium containing:
- a CDS encoding flagellar assembly protein FliW, with translation MIFESKNFGTLNIEDKNIVLFVDGLIGFCELKKFIILTPQEDTPFRWLQSLDNPEIVFAIINPLLFFPDYKIKITKADIDLIEAKTLEDIQIYAIVTIPDNFSKLTANLLGPIIINANKCKAKQIVVDNSSYSTKHLLLSDCR